A genomic segment from Aegilops tauschii subsp. strangulata cultivar AL8/78 chromosome 1, Aet v6.0, whole genome shotgun sequence encodes:
- the LOC141020725 gene encoding transcription initiation factor IIB-like yields MGKKRCKTHIPMVHVDLTLRLGPVQGLACLAITCRSEGSPRSINELASATAEGLAARKEIAKLTARIRKHLWEEGVGLTGVGVVRASSYLCHFGKQLDMSGQEVAAAKVAARRLEEDHLGMRNTGESIAAGIVCMVLEHGDDNRPVASDVAKVTGVSMHTIQVVCKKLRPHAEMLFG; encoded by the exons ATGGGAAAGAAGCGGTGCAAGACGCACATCCCGATGGTGCATGTCGACCTCACGCTCAGACTTGGGCCTGTGCAGGGCCTAG CGTGCCTCGCCATCACATGCCGTAGCGAGGGCTCACCGCGGTCGATCAATGAGCTAGCTTCGGCAACGGCTGAAGGCTTGGCGGCAAGAAAGGAAATCGCAAAGCTAACCGCGCGCATCAGGAAGCACCTCTGGGAGGAGGGCGTCGGGCTAACGGGAGTCGGTGTGGTGCGCGCATCGAGCTATTTGTGCCACTTTGGTAAGCAACTTGATATGAGTGGTCAGGAAGTCGCAGCGGCTAAGGTGGCGGCGAGACGGCTGGAGGAGGACCACCTTGGCATGCGAAACACCGGCGAGTCCATAGCAGCCGGCATTGTGTGCATGGTCCTAGAGCACGGCGATGACAATAGGCCAGTCGCCAGTGATGTGGCAAAGGTCACCGGCGTGTCGATGCATACCATCCAGGTGGTGTGCAAGAAGTTGCGCCCGCACGCCGAGATGCTATTTGGATGA
- the LOC109781471 gene encoding transcription initiation factor IIB-like encodes MPTGADERVYCPDCRRATEVVLDHGTGDTICTECALVLDAHYIDEGFEWRNFADDGGGEDRDPSRVGASGDPFLNAKLSTVIAYDKKPGKSSGEAGALPRTSVSGDGAGAASDKTLVDGFRGIGDMADRLGLVATIRDHAKETFKKLDEAKGVPRGRNRDSVYAACLYIACRNLGMPRTYKELASVTAAGPAAKKDIGKMSTHIKKLLGEEDGQVMDIGVVSASDYLRRFCSRLGLGNQEVRDAQEAVRRLEERLDVRRNPESIAAAVIYMVVQRAGATNPNSAVKDVSVATGVAEGTIKEAHKDLTPHAQMLFA; translated from the coding sequence ATGCCCACCGGCGCCGACGAGCGCGTCTACTGCCCGGACTGCCGCCGCGCGACGGAGGTGGTGCTGGACCACGGCACCGGCGACACCATCTGCACCGAGTGCGCGCTCGTCCTCGACGCGCACTACATCGACGAGGGCTTCGAGTGGCGCAACTTCgccgacgacggcggcggcgaggaccGCGACCCCAGCCGCGTCGGCGCCTCCGGGGACCCCTTCCTCAACGCCAAGCTCTCCACCGTCATCGCCTACGACAAGAAGCCCGGCAAGTCCTCCGGCGAGGCCGGCGCCCTGCCGCGGACGTCCGTGTCCGGCGACGGCGCCGGCGCGGCCTCCGACAAGACCCTCGTCGACGGCTTCCGCGGCATCGGCGACATGGCCGACCGGCTCGGCCTCGTCGCCACCATCCGGGACCACGCCAAGGAGACGTTCAAGAAGCTGGACGAGGCCAAGGGCGTCCCGCGCGGCCGGAACCGCGACTCGGTCTACGCCGCCTGCCTCTACATCGCCTGCCGCAACCTCGGCATGCCGCGCACCTACAAGGAGCTCGCCTCCGTCACGGCCGCCGGCCCGGCCGCCAAGAAGGACATCGGCAAGATGTCGACGCACATCAAGAAGCTCCTCGGGGAGGAGGACGGCCAGGTGATGGACATCGGCGTCGTCAGCGCCTCCGACTACCTGCGCCGCTTCTGCTCGCGGCTCGGGCTGGGCAACCAGGAGGTGCGCGACGCGCAGGAGGCCGTGCGCAGGCTCGAGGAGCGCCTCGACGTGCGCCGCAACCCCGAgtccatcgccgccgccgtcatCTACATGGTCGTGCAGCGCGCCGGCGCCACCAACCCCAACTCCGCCGTCAAGGACGTCTCCGTCGCCACCGGCGTCGCCGAGGGCACCATCAAGGAGGCGCACAAGGACCTCACCCCGCACGCCCAGATGCTCTTCGCCTGA